Sequence from the Thermocoleostomius sinensis A174 genome:
GCGACCGTGCGATGTGCTGCGATCGGGTCGAGTATTGACCCGTTGAGGCAAAGTTGGCTCTGCGGTGACATCTTTGGTAAGAGAAGAATTTGCCGTGAAGGAGTTTGCGCCGTTAGAAGCGTTGGAAGAAGCAATAGTCATAGTTAACCTAGATAAACCTTCAATGATGAGAATCCAAACGTTAAAACTCAACGAATTAAATTGCTCCAGCCCGAGGCATCACAATCAACTCGTCAATAACTGCCTGCGGCGGAAGCAGCACAGTATGAAGGATGGACTGAGCAACCACATCGGGTGTCAGCATTTGAGACCGATCGAACTCTTCTGGAATGGTGTCCCAAATGGGAGTATTAACTGCCCCTGGCGTAATCACAGCCACACGAATGCCGTAGGCCCGCTCTTCAGCGGCTAAAACTTTAGACAACGAGGCAATTCCTGCTTTGCTGACACTGTATGCCCCCCAGCCCGCAAAGGTATGGTGAGCCGCGATCGACGACACATTGACAATAGTGCCCCGTTGCCGCTCCCGCATTCCTGGCAGTACCGCCTGAATACACTGAAAAACACTGGTGAGATTAAGGTCAATCACCCGTTGCCAGTCTGACAACGAAGTAGAGAGCACCTCGCCCGTTTGAGCAATACCAGCATTGTTCACCAAAATGTCGATCGGCAGTTCAGCCGCAATCTGACTAATAGCGGCGTTGACCTGATCCACCACTGCCAAATCCAATGGATAGGTCTTGACGGTAACGCCAGTCTGCGCCACTGTAGCAGCAACTTCGTCTAGCTTAGCTGGAGAACGACTGACCAGTGCCAAATCAATTCCCGCCTCTGCAAACGCTTGAGCCGTTGCCCGACCAATTCCACTGCCTGCTCCTGTAATGAGCGCACATCCAATTGAAGAACCCATGCAATTTTCCGACTACCAACATTGACTAAAGATCCAAAGGATTCGCCTTAAAGTTGTGCCTCAGTTGTCTAAGGCACAATTGCAGTTCTGCCAAACTATGTCCAGAACTCAATTTCAATAAATAAACAAGCTATATAAAAACTTTTTGAGCAAACGCCCCCGCTCTCTTCAAGCTCGT
This genomic interval carries:
- a CDS encoding SDR family oxidoreductase, producing the protein MGSSIGCALITGAGSGIGRATAQAFAEAGIDLALVSRSPAKLDEVAATVAQTGVTVKTYPLDLAVVDQVNAAISQIAAELPIDILVNNAGIAQTGEVLSTSLSDWQRVIDLNLTSVFQCIQAVLPGMRERQRGTIVNVSSIAAHHTFAGWGAYSVSKAGIASLSKVLAAEERAYGIRVAVITPGAVNTPIWDTIPEEFDRSQMLTPDVVAQSILHTVLLPPQAVIDELIVMPRAGAI